A stretch of Brassica napus cultivar Da-Ae chromosome C6, Da-Ae, whole genome shotgun sequence DNA encodes these proteins:
- the BNAC06G14220D gene encoding uncharacterized protein BNAC06G14220D, producing the protein MSSKNLGAAPAAGSGGNINGKLPMEENEEEEMWKVTVSRFQAREEEIERKKMTVKEKVQQRLGFAEEATRCLTQTLEELEIMGDPMRKEVGMVRKKIDMANRDIKSLAQSCQKKEKEYKETLEAFNEKNKEKTHLVSMLMELLAESERLRMKKLEEINKTVGTLQ; encoded by the exons ATGAGTAGCAAGAACTTGGGAGCTGCTCCTGCTGCAGGTTCTGGAGGCAATATCAACGGTAAGCTTCCAATGGAggagaacgaagaagaagagatgtggAAAGTGACTGTGTCTAGGTTTCaagcaagagaagaagagatagagaggaagaagatgactgTTAAGGAAAAAGTTCAACAGAGGCTCGGTTTTGCTGAGGAAGCTACAAGATGCTTGACTCAAACATTGGAA GAACTGGAGATAATGGGAGATCCAATGAGAAAAGAAGTTGGAATGGTGAGGAAGAAAATCGACATGGCGAATCGAGATATCAAATCTTTGGCTCAAAGCTGTCAGAAGAAG GAGAAGGAATACAAAGAGACATTGGAAGCTTTCAAcgaaaagaacaaagagaaaacTCACCTTGTTTCCATGTTAATGGAG CTACTGGCTGAAAGCGAGAGATTAAGGATGAAGAAACTGGAGGAAATCAACAAGACTGTTGGAACTTTGCAATGA
- the LOC106452430 gene encoding putative pre-16S rRNA nuclease, translated as MKYVKPLKLLILGDALKTTKVSVPGRFLGLDVGDKYVGLAVSDPSNMIASPLSVLLRKKTNIDLMATDFQNLVKAFSVSGLVVGYPFGKLNNVEDVVTVNLFIEELRKTEKLKDAKYTYWDERLSSKTVELMLKPLKLHPVQEKTMLDKFAAVVILQEYLDYANRYVNGEPAE; from the exons ATGAAGTATGTGAAGCCATTGAAGTTACTAATACTAGGTGATGCGTTGAAGACGACAAAAGTGTCAGTCCCTGGTCGGTTCCTAGGGTTAGATGTTGGTGATAAGTATGTCGGTTTAGCTGTTTCAGATCCTTCTAACATGATTGCTTCACCACTGAG TGTTCTGCTCAGGAAGAAAACAAACATTGACTTGATGGCTACTGATTTCCAGAACCTG GTCAAAGCATTTTCTGTATCGGGCTTAGTGGTTGGTTATCCATTTGGCAAACTGAACAATGTTGAAGAC GTTGTCACTGTGAATCTTTTCATTGAGGAACTTCGTAAAACCGAGAAACTCAAGGATGCGAAATACACATATTGGGACGAGCGGTTATCATCAAAG ACTGTTGAGCTGATGCTGAAGCCCTTGAAGCTGCATCCGGTTCAAGAGAAGACAATGTTGGACAAGTTTGCCGCTGTAGTTATCCTTCAG GAGTACTTAGATTACGCAAACAGGTATGTGAACGGTGAGCCAGCAGAGTAA
- the LOC111197778 gene encoding serine/threonine-protein kinase KIPK1 encodes MGSCEIVEEKDEVRLAKHYGKSVLGSSSKDLEGKQREYHGSLEYDIDKLFQSIPLKPPSTRLLSSSFHNIATSASAGPSRTTSPSNRIAMKKPGTPQSPRVFGLSDSVSLKQALRDRCISKASEMAAQKRLSKSAAASPRVSEADRIKSLYIQVSNESSRRSKGKASLVEMPLMPEQDKPSSSRCVPPRFEEPSDTIYELSQAGTSLGNEMQEIKPLHQSNKSCLSSDSGDSEIELDENVTSLEDDVKEIDKHVTSLPSDSSKIDNARELEEKALSSTLDMEQKGKLDNAASSGTEKSKTVRKVTRMIPRPKQQPKKKILVKKKLKIGIVSVTNTTKKDGESETSLESTSKKLICQRCHSSLKSTSIDNPPPPSYTTSHDPQLCSDSLSSISNNVGKEANQVADENSSGSEAEIVVMKQAVTSSKDSGNIARDEKEAENNPTSSEKFEFSLSSKDSLGDYSWSTSMSEGSNISRFSCGNKPHMSMDVRWEAIKHVKLQYGSLGLRRFNLLKKLGCGDIGTVYLAELIGTNCLFAIKVMDNEFLARRKKSPRAQAERDILKMLDHPFLPTLYAQFTSDNLSCLVMEYCPGGDLHVLRQKQLGRCFPEPAARFYVAEILLALEYLHMLGVIYRDLKPENILVREDGHIMLTDFDLSLRCAVNPTLLRSTSPPGNDPARVSGPYNTSSCIQPFCITEPSCQVSCFSPRLSSNQQQGGKPKRADQSSRIQQRLKRSLPQLVAEPTEARSNSFVGTHEYLAPEIIKGEGHGAAVDWWTFGVLLYELLYGKTPFKGYNNDETLANVVLQNVKFPDSPLVSFQAKDLIRGLLVKEPENRFGSEKGSAEIKRHPFFEGLNWALIRCAIPPELPDLYEFGGGPGSPGGNDDRYLECKAIGDHLEFELF; translated from the exons ATGGGTTCATGTGAGATTGTGGAAGAGAAGGATGAAGTCAGATTAGCAAAACATTATGGTAAATCTGTTTTGGGATCATCAAGCAAAGATTTGGAGGGGAAGCAGCGAGAGTATCATGGTTCTCTTGAGTATGACATTGATAAGCTTTTTCAATCTATACCTTTGAAACCACCATCAACCAGGCTACTGAGCTCTTCTTTCCATAACATTGCAACAAGCGCGAGTGCTGGTCCAAGCAGGACCACAAGCCCTTCAAATAGAATCGCCATGAAGAAACCGGGGACGCCTCAGTCCCCTAGAGTTTTTGGTCTCTCTGATTCAGTCTCTTTGAAGCAGGCTCTGAGGGACCGTTGCATTTCCAAGGCCTCTGAGATGGCTGCTCAGAAACGGTTGTCCAAATCAGCAGCTGCGTCTCCGAGGGTCTCGGAAGCAGACAGGATCAAGAGTTTGTATATCCAGGTTTCGAATGAATCTAGTAGAAGGTCCAAGGGTAAAGCAAGCTTGGTTGAGATGCCTTTAATGCCGGAACAAGATAAACCAAGTTCTTCAAGGTGTGTACCTCCGCGGTTTGAAGAGCCTTCTGACACCATCTATGAGCTATCTCAAGCTGGAACCAGTTTGGGAAATGAAATGCAGGAGATTAAGCCGTTGCATCAATCCAACAAGTCTTGTCTGAGTTCTGACAGTGGAGATTCTGAGATAGAGTTAGATGAAAACGTTACCTCTCTTGAAGATGATGTGAAAGAAATAGACAAACATGTTACATCACTGCCTTCTGATTCTAGTAAGATAGATAATGCGAGGGAGCTTGAAGAGAAAGCTCTCTCTTCCACTCTGGATATGGAGCAGAAAGGGAAGTTGGATAACGCAGCTAGCTCAGGAACAGAGAAGAGCAAAACAGTACGCAAGGTAACAAGAATGATTCCACGTCCTAAGCAGCAGCCGAAGAAGAAGATTTTGGTAAAAAAGAAGTTAAAGATCGGGATCGTTTCTGTAACTAACACAACGAAGAAGGATGGAGAAAGCGAGACTTCCTTAGAGTCTACTTCAAAGAAACTCATCTGCCAAAGATGTCACTCTTCGTTGAAGAGCACCAGCATAGATAACCCACCTCCTCCCTCTTATACCACTAGTCATGATCCTCAGTTATGCTCAGACAGTTTGAGCTCTATTTCAAATAACGTTGGTAAAGAAGCTAATCAAGTAGCAGATGAGAACTCCTCTGGCTCTGAAGCTGAGATCGTCGTCATGAAACAAGCTGTTACCTCGAGTAAAGACAGTGGTAACATCGCAAGAGATGAGAAGGAAGCAGAGAATAATCCAACTTCAAGTGAGAAATTCGAATTCTCCCTGAGCTCAAAAGACAGTCTTGGAGATTACAGCTGGAGCACAAGCATGAGTGAAGGGAGCAATATAAGCAGGTTTAGCTGTGGGAACAAGCCTCACATGTCGATGGATGTGAGATGGGAAGCGATCAAGCACGTCAAGTTGCAATACGGCTCTTTAGGATTACGACGCTTCAACCTTCTCAAGAAACTCGGTTGCGGAGACATAGGAACAGTCTATCTCGCCGAGCTGATTGGTACAAACTGCTTGTTTGCCATAAAGGTGATGGACAACGAGTTCTTGGCAAGAAGGAAAAAGAGTCCAAGGGCACAAGCTGAACGTGATATACTCAAAATGTTGGACCATCCTTTCCTTCCTACACTATACGCGCAGTTTACTTCGGATAACTTGTCTTGCTTAGTCATGGAGTATTGTCCCGGAGGAGATCTTCATGTGCTTAGACAGAAACAGCTAGGCAGATGTTTCCCTGAACCTGCAGCAAG GTTCTATGTTGCGGAGATTCTACTTGCATTGGAGTATTTGCACATGCTTGGTGTTATATACCGAGATCTGAAGCCTGAGAACATTCTAGTCCGTGAAGATGGACACATTATGCTTACGGACTTCGACCTCTCACTCCGTTGTGCAGTGAACCCTACTCTTCTCAGGTCAACTTCTCCTCCAGGGAACGATCCCGCGAGAGTGTCAGGTCCATACAACACCTCCAGCTGCATACAACCATTCTGCATCACCGAACCATCTTGCCAGGTTTCGTGTTTCAGCCCAAGGCTCTCCTCAAACCAACAACAAGGTGGAAAACCGAAAAGAGCTGATCAATCTTCGAGGATCCAACAACGCTTGAAGAGATCATTGCCTCAGCTCGTGGCTGAGCCAACAGAAGCGAGATCCAACTCCTTTGTGGGAACACACGAGTACTTAGCTCCGGAGATCATCAAAGGAGAAGGACACGGCGCTGCGGTTGACTGGTGGACGTTCGGGGTTCTTCTTTACGAGCTTTTGTACGGGAAAACACCTTTCAAAGGTTACAACAACGACGAGACTTTGGCTAATGTTGTCCTGCAGAACGTCAAGTTTCCAGATAGCCCGCTGGTGAGCTTCCAGGCGAAGGATTTGATCAGAGGGCTTCTGGTTAAGGAACCAGAGAACCGGTTCGGGTCAGAGAAAGGTTCAGCAGAGATCAAAAGACATCCTTTCTTTGAAGGGTTGAACTGGGCTCTGATCCGGTGCGCAATACCGCCTGAGCTGCCTGATTTGTATGAGTTTGGAGGTGGACCAGGTTCGCCTGGAGGCAATGATGATAGGTATCTTGAATGTAAAGCCATAGGTGATCATCTTGAGTTTGAGTTGTTCTAA
- the LOC106345450 gene encoding uncharacterized protein LOC106345450 isoform X2, translating into MDPVEDRRNTKRQEEYYNRMGNVADSEYGIPRRCPCGGRIRDEVRVKEEYDTLPGKRFFTCINYEADGFHYRQPWVIGVQEEIESLRRRVEKAEQVIKLVPNLNKHIDTVEAEVNRLSLVVDNLTAEIYSLTVQVANLEKACFE; encoded by the exons ATGGATCCCGTGGAAGATAGAAGAAATACAAAGAGGCAAGAGGAGTACTACAACAGGATGGGAAACGTGGCCGATTCAGAATATGGGATTCCCAGAAGGTGTCCCTGTGGTGGGAGAATCCGAGACGAGGTTCGCGTGAAGGAGGAGTACGACACTCTGCCTGGGAAACGCTTCTTCACATGCATCAACTACGAG gctgatgggtttcATTACCGTCAGCCTTGGGTTATAGGTGTGCAGGAGGAGATCGAAAGTCTGCGTAGGCGGGTGGAGAAGGCTGAGCAGGTGATCAAGTTGGTGCCCAATCTCAATAAACATATCGACACAGTTGAG GCAGAGGTTAACCGCCTCAGTTTGGTGGTTGATAACCTCACTGCTGAGATTTATTCTCTCACTGTGCAGGTCGCAAATCTGGAGAAGGCCTGCTTCGAATAA
- the LOC106452428 gene encoding monodehydroascorbate reductase 1, peroxisomal isoform X2, protein MAEKSFKYIILGGGVSAGYAAKEFANQGVKPGELAVISKEAVAPYERPALSKGYLFPEGAARLPGFHCCVGSGGEKLLPESYKQKGIELILSTEIVKADLAAKTLVSAAGDVFKYETLIIATGSTVLRLTDFGVKGADSTNILYLREIDDADKVVEAIKAKKGGKAVVVGGGYIGLELSSALRINDFDVTMVFPEPWCMPRLFTADIAAFYETYYTNKGVKIIKGTVASGFTAHPNGEVNEVQLKDGRSLEADIVIVGVGAKPLTSLFKGQVEEDKGGIKTDAFFKTSVPDVYAVGDVATFPLKMYGDMRRVEHVDHSRKSAEQAVKAIKAAEGGGTVEEYDYLPFFYSRSFDLSWQFYGDNVGDSVLFGDSNPSNPKPRFGAYWIQDGKVVGAFMEGGCGDENKALAKVAKARPVAESLDELAKQGISFAAKI, encoded by the exons ATGGCGGAGAAGAGCTTCAAATACATCATCCTCGGCGGCGGAGTCTCGGCC GGATACGCAGCTAAGGAGTTTGCTAATCAAGGGGTTAAGCCAGGAGAATTGGCTGTTATCTCCAAAGAGGCC GTGGCTCCATATGAACGCCCTGCACTTAGCAAGGGGTATCTGTTTCCTGAAG GGGCTGCTAGACTTCCAGGTTTCCATTGCTGTGTTGGCAGCGGTGGAGAAAAACTGCTTCCTGAATCCTACAAACAGAAAG GGATTGAGTTGATACTGAGCACAGAAATAGTGAAAGCAGATCTCGCTGCCAAGACTCTTGTCAGTGCAGCTGGGGATGTCTTCAAATACGAGACTCTCATAATTGCAACTGGCTCTACT GTTCTCAGATTGACTGATTTTGGAGTAAAAGGTGCAGACTCTACGAACATCCTCTATCTGAGAGAGATTGATGATGCCGACAAAGTGGTTGAAGCAATTAAAGCAAAGAAAGGCGGGAAGGCTGTAGTTGTTGGTGGAGGTTACATTGGTCTTGAGCTTAGTTCAGCTTTGAGGATCAACGATTTTGATGTCACTATGGTTTTCCCTGAACCTTGGTGCA TGCCCAGGCTTTTCACCGCTGATATTGCTGCTTTCTATGAGACATACTACACAAACAAGGGAGTGAAGATCATTAAGGGAACGGTGGCATCTGGTTTCACCGCTCATCCAAATGGAGAG GTGAATGAAGTACAACTCAAGGATGGGAGGTCACTAGAAGCCGACATTGTGATAGTCGGAGTTGGTGCGAAACCATTGACATCCTTATTCAAGGGACAGGTGGAGGAAGACAAAGGTGGAATTAAG ACCGATGCCTTCTTCAAAACAAGTGTCCCTGATGTTTACGCTGTTGGTGACGTTGCTACTTTCCCCTTGAAAATGTATGGAGACATGAGAAGGGTCGAGCATGTTGACCATTCTCGCAAATCCGCAGAGCAAGCTGTTAAG GCGATCAAAGCGGCTGAGGGAGGCGGAACGGTGGAGGAATACGACTATCTCCCATTCTTCTACTCGCGCTCCTTTGATCTCTCATGGCAGTTCTATGGAGACAACGTAGGAGACTCTGTCTTATTTGGAGACAGCAATCCATCAAACCCAAAACCAAGATTTGGAGCGTACTGGATCCAAGATGGTAAAGTGGTTGGAGCATTCATGGAAGGAGGTTGTGGTGACGAGAACAAAGCCTTGGCTAAAGTCGCCAAAGCTCGACCTGTTGCAGAGAGCCTTGACGAGCTGGCCAAACAAGGCATCTCCTTCGCTGCTAAGATTTGA
- the LOC106452428 gene encoding monodehydroascorbate reductase 1, peroxisomal isoform X1, which translates to MAEKSFKYIILGGGVSAGYAAKEFANQGVKPGELAVISKEAVAPYERPALSKGYLFPEGKNLKFAFGVCFLFREGIIIFTSIAGAARLPGFHCCVGSGGEKLLPESYKQKGIELILSTEIVKADLAAKTLVSAAGDVFKYETLIIATGSTVLRLTDFGVKGADSTNILYLREIDDADKVVEAIKAKKGGKAVVVGGGYIGLELSSALRINDFDVTMVFPEPWCMPRLFTADIAAFYETYYTNKGVKIIKGTVASGFTAHPNGEVNEVQLKDGRSLEADIVIVGVGAKPLTSLFKGQVEEDKGGIKTDAFFKTSVPDVYAVGDVATFPLKMYGDMRRVEHVDHSRKSAEQAVKAIKAAEGGGTVEEYDYLPFFYSRSFDLSWQFYGDNVGDSVLFGDSNPSNPKPRFGAYWIQDGKVVGAFMEGGCGDENKALAKVAKARPVAESLDELAKQGISFAAKI; encoded by the exons ATGGCGGAGAAGAGCTTCAAATACATCATCCTCGGCGGCGGAGTCTCGGCC GGATACGCAGCTAAGGAGTTTGCTAATCAAGGGGTTAAGCCAGGAGAATTGGCTGTTATCTCCAAAGAGGCC GTGGCTCCATATGAACGCCCTGCACTTAGCAAGGGGTATCTGTTTCCTGAAGGTAAGAACTTGAAATTTGCCTTTGGCGTATGCTTCTTGTTTCGAGAAGGCATTATCATCTTTACTTCTATTGCAGGGGCTGCTAGACTTCCAGGTTTCCATTGCTGTGTTGGCAGCGGTGGAGAAAAACTGCTTCCTGAATCCTACAAACAGAAAG GGATTGAGTTGATACTGAGCACAGAAATAGTGAAAGCAGATCTCGCTGCCAAGACTCTTGTCAGTGCAGCTGGGGATGTCTTCAAATACGAGACTCTCATAATTGCAACTGGCTCTACT GTTCTCAGATTGACTGATTTTGGAGTAAAAGGTGCAGACTCTACGAACATCCTCTATCTGAGAGAGATTGATGATGCCGACAAAGTGGTTGAAGCAATTAAAGCAAAGAAAGGCGGGAAGGCTGTAGTTGTTGGTGGAGGTTACATTGGTCTTGAGCTTAGTTCAGCTTTGAGGATCAACGATTTTGATGTCACTATGGTTTTCCCTGAACCTTGGTGCA TGCCCAGGCTTTTCACCGCTGATATTGCTGCTTTCTATGAGACATACTACACAAACAAGGGAGTGAAGATCATTAAGGGAACGGTGGCATCTGGTTTCACCGCTCATCCAAATGGAGAG GTGAATGAAGTACAACTCAAGGATGGGAGGTCACTAGAAGCCGACATTGTGATAGTCGGAGTTGGTGCGAAACCATTGACATCCTTATTCAAGGGACAGGTGGAGGAAGACAAAGGTGGAATTAAG ACCGATGCCTTCTTCAAAACAAGTGTCCCTGATGTTTACGCTGTTGGTGACGTTGCTACTTTCCCCTTGAAAATGTATGGAGACATGAGAAGGGTCGAGCATGTTGACCATTCTCGCAAATCCGCAGAGCAAGCTGTTAAG GCGATCAAAGCGGCTGAGGGAGGCGGAACGGTGGAGGAATACGACTATCTCCCATTCTTCTACTCGCGCTCCTTTGATCTCTCATGGCAGTTCTATGGAGACAACGTAGGAGACTCTGTCTTATTTGGAGACAGCAATCCATCAAACCCAAAACCAAGATTTGGAGCGTACTGGATCCAAGATGGTAAAGTGGTTGGAGCATTCATGGAAGGAGGTTGTGGTGACGAGAACAAAGCCTTGGCTAAAGTCGCCAAAGCTCGACCTGTTGCAGAGAGCCTTGACGAGCTGGCCAAACAAGGCATCTCCTTCGCTGCTAAGATTTGA
- the LOC106345450 gene encoding glutathione S-transferase T3-like isoform X1, giving the protein MEPFSLDSPGFMNLLSSQTSQPIDVGSIGVGSSTVPKPLERKKWTTQEDIVLISAWLNTSKDPIVSNQQKLGSLWNRIAEYFNSSPQLSGFAPREWSQCKQRWGRVNEQVCKFVGSYEAALKEQASGQNENDVMKSAHDIFFNDYQLKFTLEHAWRELRFDQKWRSNSVSRDGLKEKRKEAAETEPELEEVRPPGIKASKAAKGKKHGNEAVLDQIESILAMKTIISNRKILDRLLGKNADTLSDQERTLKNKLISEML; this is encoded by the coding sequence ATGGAACCGTTTTCTCTAGATTCTCCCGGGTTTATGAACCTTTTATCTTCCCAAACCAGTCAACCCATAGACGTAGGGTCCATAGGCGTAGGGTCTTCTACTGTTCCAAAACCGTTGGAAAGGAAAAAGTGGACAACACAAGAAGACATTGTTCTGATcagtgcttggttgaacacCAGCAAGGATCCGATAGTTAGTAACCAGCAGAAGTTAGGGTCATTGTGGAATAGAATAGCAGAGTATTTCAATTCAAGCCCTCAGCTGAGTGGCTTCGCTCCTAGAGAGTGGAGTcagtgtaagcagaggtggggaagAGTTAATGAGCAGGTCTGTAAGTTTGTGGGAAGTTATGAGGCCGCATTGAAGGAACAAGCTAGTGGTCAAAATGAGAACGATGTCATGAAGTCTGCCCATGACATCTTCTTTAACGACTACCAGCTCAAGTTCACACTCGAGCATGCGTGGAGGGAACTGAGGTTTGATCAAAAATGGAGATCAAACTCTGTTTCCAGAGATGGTCTaaaggagaaaaggaaggaaGCTGCGGAAACAGAGCCTGAGTTGGAAGAGGTTAGGCCTCCTGGTATTAAGGCTTCCAAAGCTGCGAAAGGAAAGAAGCACGGGAATGAAGCAGTTCTTGATCAGATAGAGAGCATACTAGCTATGAAAACTATCATATCAAACCGGAAAATCCTTGATCGTCTCTTAGGCAAAAATGCAGATACACTTTCTGATCAAGAAAGGACACTCAAGAATAAACTGATATCTGAAATGCTTTGA